Proteins encoded within one genomic window of Amycolatopsis sp. 2-15:
- a CDS encoding class I SAM-dependent methyltransferase, which translates to MPSVQPSDLLPVRESYDRVADVYVELGVGRLEEVPWLRAALAAFAESVRGLGPVLDVGCGPGTITAHLTELGLDAAGVDLSPRMVEHARRLYPDLRFSVASATELDLAPASLGGVLGWWSLFNLPREELPGVLKTFAEALVPGGQALVGTHVGDGDVPRTKGYGGLPVSWTTHLYRPEELAGMLADAGLELIADLRMPAQPPQRPQVLLAARRPALPEASGE; encoded by the coding sequence GTGCCCTCCGTGCAGCCATCCGATCTTCTGCCGGTCCGTGAGTCCTATGACCGGGTCGCCGACGTCTATGTGGAGCTTGGTGTGGGTCGGTTGGAGGAGGTGCCGTGGCTACGGGCCGCGCTTGCCGCCTTCGCCGAGTCCGTCCGCGGGCTCGGCCCGGTCCTGGACGTCGGCTGCGGCCCGGGCACCATCACTGCGCACCTCACCGAGCTCGGGCTGGACGCTGCGGGTGTCGACCTGTCTCCGCGCATGGTCGAGCACGCCCGGCGGCTTTACCCCGACCTGCGGTTTTCTGTCGCTTCGGCGACCGAACTCGACCTCGCGCCGGCATCGCTCGGCGGCGTGCTCGGCTGGTGGTCGCTGTTCAACCTTCCGCGTGAGGAGCTACCCGGTGTGCTGAAGACCTTCGCTGAGGCGCTCGTGCCCGGTGGTCAGGCCCTTGTTGGCACGCATGTCGGCGACGGCGACGTGCCGCGGACCAAGGGCTACGGCGGCCTGCCGGTGTCCTGGACGACTCACCTGTACCGCCCCGAAGAGCTGGCCGGAATGCTGGCCGACGCCGGTCTGGAGTTGATCGCCGACCTGCGGATGCCTGCGCAGCCACCGCAGCGCCCGCAGGTGCTGCTCGCCGCGCGACGCCCGGCACTGCCGGAGGCTAGCGGCGAGTAG
- a CDS encoding tyrosine-type recombinase/integrase — MKSKAGRRTVGIPGPLLELLRKHKVKQDQEREFAGTEWQEGGWVFAQPTGRPLDPRAYHDEWKTLLAEAQVRDARLHDARHTAATMLLVLRVPLPAIMEVMGWGDAAVAKRYVHVPTEVATGIADQVGNFLLSEAPQQAPPAALADAASLIDQLQQLLDAAKSSGRDSDGDDPPGLRAVV; from the coding sequence GTGAAGTCGAAAGCCGGCCGCCGCACGGTCGGCATTCCCGGACCGCTCCTCGAGCTGCTGCGCAAGCACAAGGTGAAGCAGGACCAGGAACGCGAGTTTGCCGGCACCGAATGGCAGGAAGGGGGCTGGGTGTTCGCGCAGCCAACCGGCCGGCCGCTGGATCCGCGGGCGTATCACGATGAGTGGAAGACGTTGCTGGCCGAGGCTCAGGTTCGCGACGCCCGATTGCACGATGCTCGTCACACGGCAGCGACGATGCTGCTCGTCTTGCGGGTGCCGCTGCCCGCGATCATGGAGGTGATGGGCTGGGGCGATGCGGCAGTGGCGAAGCGATACGTCCACGTGCCGACGGAGGTCGCCACGGGAATCGCCGACCAGGTCGGCAACTTCCTCTTGAGCGAAGCGCCACAGCAGGCGCCCCCTGCGGCGCTTGCTGACGCAGCCTCGCTGATCGACCAGCTCCAGCAACTCCTCGATGCCGCGAAATCGTCCGGCCGCGACTCCGATGGCGACGACCCGCCCGGGCTGCGCGCGGTGGTCTGA
- a CDS encoding purple acid phosphatase family protein, which yields MTLTEDRAVVTWYTGEAGTNDGTGRMVPLPADGEVWYGTNPRRLNRVVGQSGPLTPYHHVELTDLEPGQTYYYQARSRGKLAAPMVFTLIAGNAVGTSDYGLGTPGGPFSFTTPQPPPGRYLFSVVLCNDLHMGETQAGLVGGDPSVIPIVQVPGEPPYPEVMLESLVRDVRSFDPTYLLAAGDISAEAVPGDLSRAGQLLDRFGKYREDYFVTRGNHDRAHVGDPYANCRVGRWQGNDCFQDRYFADDEVAFYSTDLSGLHVIGLDTYDKAGGGGDAGALAAEQYAWFMKDLAEHKEQPTLVFGHHPLVVQESSKPIKSSSSLDAAQAASILETYAKTPGVFLHHAGHTHRNHHTVSPTAPRVTLQEVAAAKEYPGGFSILRLHSEGFALNFHKSRSDLAREWSERSRQELAGSWGQFALGNNVVDRNIVKKVDLSGLRRPERAGARSRG from the coding sequence GTGACACTGACGGAAGACCGGGCCGTGGTGACCTGGTACACCGGCGAAGCCGGCACGAACGATGGCACGGGCAGAATGGTGCCGCTGCCCGCTGACGGTGAGGTCTGGTACGGCACCAACCCCCGCCGGCTCAACCGCGTCGTCGGCCAGAGTGGTCCACTTACCCCCTACCACCACGTCGAGCTGACCGACTTGGAGCCGGGGCAGACGTACTACTACCAGGCGCGTTCCCGTGGGAAGCTGGCCGCTCCCATGGTGTTCACGCTCATCGCCGGCAACGCCGTCGGCACCAGCGACTACGGCCTCGGCACGCCGGGCGGCCCGTTCTCGTTCACCACGCCGCAGCCGCCGCCGGGGCGCTACCTCTTCTCCGTGGTGCTGTGCAACGACCTGCACATGGGCGAGACGCAGGCGGGGCTCGTCGGCGGGGACCCGTCGGTCATCCCGATCGTCCAGGTCCCGGGCGAGCCGCCGTATCCCGAGGTCATGCTGGAATCCCTGGTGCGCGACGTCCGGAGCTTCGACCCGACGTACCTCCTGGCCGCTGGTGACATTTCCGCCGAGGCGGTACCCGGCGACCTCAGCCGAGCCGGTCAGTTGCTGGACCGGTTCGGCAAGTACCGCGAGGACTACTTCGTCACGCGCGGCAACCACGACCGGGCGCACGTCGGTGACCCATACGCGAACTGCCGGGTCGGTCGCTGGCAGGGCAACGACTGCTTCCAGGACCGCTATTTCGCCGACGACGAGGTCGCCTTCTACTCGACCGATCTCTCCGGTCTGCACGTGATCGGACTCGACACCTACGACAAGGCCGGTGGCGGAGGCGACGCGGGTGCGCTGGCGGCGGAGCAGTACGCCTGGTTCATGAAGGACCTGGCCGAGCACAAGGAGCAGCCGACCCTCGTGTTCGGTCACCACCCGCTCGTCGTCCAGGAGTCGTCGAAGCCGATCAAGTCGAGCAGTTCACTGGACGCCGCCCAGGCCGCGTCGATCCTGGAGACCTACGCGAAGACTCCGGGCGTCTTCCTGCACCACGCGGGACACACTCACCGCAACCACCACACGGTCAGCCCGACCGCACCGCGGGTGACCCTGCAGGAGGTCGCCGCGGCCAAGGAGTACCCGGGAGGTTTCTCGATCCTCCGGCTGCACAGCGAGGGGTTCGCGCTGAACTTCCACAAGTCGCGCAGCGACCTGGCCCGCGAGTGGAGCGAGCGCAGCCGTCAGGAGCTCGCAGGCAGCTGGGGTCAGTTCGCGTTGGGGAACAACGTGGTGGACCGCAACATCGTCAAGAAGGTCGATCTCTCCGGCCTCCGGCGGCCCGAACGCGCCGGGGCCCGCTCGCGCGGTTGA
- a CDS encoding ATP-binding protein has product MLRNRHSERVEFDRLVDAVRAGQSRVLVVRGEPGVGKTALLEYVAEVARGCRVVRAAGIESETELAFAGLHQVCAPMLDRLAWLPDPQRVALETVLGLGTSASPPDRFLVGLAVLSLLAEAARRRPLMCLVDDAQWLDQASVQTLAFVARRLSAESVGVVFALRESHETGELTGLPELVIGGLRDEDARELLDSALQGPLDPQVRDRLLAETRGNPLALLELPSGLSLAELAGGFGLPSIKGLPSRVEESFHRRLALLPPETRLLLLVAAAEQSGEPVLLWRAAERLGTGIAAAAPAEETGLVTFGPRVWFRHPLVRSTVYRGASPEDRRRVHAALGAVTDPEREPDRRAWHRAHAAAGPDEEVAAELERSAGRAQARGGVAAAAAFLERATELTLDPVLRAERALAAAQAKHQAGAPDAALGLLATAEAGPPDEFRRARCELLRAQIALVNRRGRDAPPLLLRAAVRLAPLDARLARDTFLGALEAAAFAGPLARGGGIREVAEAARGAPPAPQPPRPLDLLLDGLTLQVTEGYAAAVSPLKRALDAFRSPDLAPEDGLRWTWFALVTARNLWDDETFDLLTRQHVRIARDTGTLAELPLALQTRVCAQVVAGELTAVAPLLEESASAAEATGTELPPYGGLLLKAWQGRETEFHNLSEPVVAGAAARGEGIALAATAWTSVVLYLGLARYDNALRAAQRLIESDNPGQRFVSQWGAAELIEAAVRTGARDAAAETWAWFSPLLRAAGTDWALGVEARSRALLADGPAAEDAYRDAIDHLGRTLVRPDLARAHLLYGEWLRRERRRRDAKDQLRAAHNLYSTMGMTGFAERAARELEATGETIRTHATETSSDLTAQEAQIAHLVQNGHTNPDIAERLFLSPRTIEQHLTRIYDKLMTPPKPPSPPAPP; this is encoded by the coding sequence ATGCTGCGAAACCGACACAGCGAGCGGGTTGAGTTCGACCGGTTGGTCGACGCCGTGCGGGCGGGCCAGAGCCGGGTCCTGGTGGTGCGCGGCGAGCCGGGTGTGGGCAAGACGGCCTTGCTGGAGTACGTCGCCGAGGTCGCCCGGGGGTGTCGGGTGGTGCGCGCGGCCGGAATCGAGTCGGAGACGGAGCTGGCCTTCGCGGGCCTGCACCAGGTGTGCGCGCCGATGCTGGATCGGCTGGCGTGGTTGCCGGACCCGCAGCGGGTCGCGCTGGAAACGGTTCTGGGGCTGGGCACCAGCGCGAGCCCGCCGGATCGGTTCCTGGTCGGGTTGGCCGTGCTGAGCCTGCTGGCGGAGGCCGCCCGCAGGCGGCCGCTGATGTGCCTGGTGGACGACGCGCAGTGGCTGGATCAGGCCTCGGTGCAGACGCTGGCGTTCGTGGCGCGGCGGCTGTCGGCCGAGTCGGTGGGCGTGGTCTTCGCCCTGCGAGAGTCGCACGAGACCGGAGAGCTGACGGGGCTTCCGGAGCTGGTGATCGGTGGTCTTCGCGACGAGGACGCGCGGGAGTTGCTGGACTCGGCGCTGCAAGGACCGCTGGACCCGCAGGTGCGGGACCGGCTCCTGGCCGAGACACGGGGCAATCCGCTGGCGCTGTTGGAGCTTCCAAGCGGGCTGAGCCTAGCCGAGCTGGCGGGTGGGTTCGGGCTGCCGAGCATCAAGGGGCTACCGAGCCGGGTCGAGGAGAGTTTCCACCGGCGGCTGGCGCTGCTGCCGCCCGAGACGCGGTTGCTGCTGCTGGTCGCGGCCGCCGAGCAGAGTGGCGAGCCGGTGCTGTTGTGGCGCGCGGCCGAGCGCCTCGGCACCGGAATCGCAGCGGCGGCGCCGGCGGAGGAGACGGGCCTGGTCACGTTCGGTCCGCGGGTGTGGTTCCGGCATCCGCTGGTGCGCTCGACCGTCTACCGGGGCGCCTCTCCGGAGGATCGGCGCCGCGTGCACGCCGCGCTGGGCGCGGTCACCGACCCGGAGCGGGAACCGGATCGACGGGCGTGGCACCGCGCCCACGCGGCCGCGGGGCCCGACGAGGAGGTCGCGGCCGAGCTGGAACGCTCGGCCGGGCGGGCCCAGGCCCGCGGGGGCGTGGCCGCGGCCGCGGCGTTCCTGGAACGGGCCACCGAACTGACCCTCGACCCGGTCCTGCGCGCCGAGCGAGCACTCGCCGCCGCGCAGGCCAAGCACCAGGCCGGCGCGCCGGATGCGGCGCTGGGACTGCTGGCCACTGCTGAGGCGGGCCCGCCCGACGAATTCCGCCGTGCCCGGTGCGAGCTGCTGCGTGCCCAGATCGCGTTGGTCAATAGGCGCGGCCGCGACGCTCCGCCGCTGCTGCTGAGGGCGGCCGTCCGGCTCGCGCCACTCGACGCGCGGCTGGCCCGCGACACCTTCCTTGGGGCACTGGAGGCGGCGGCTTTCGCCGGCCCGCTGGCCAGAGGCGGGGGAATCCGGGAGGTCGCCGAAGCCGCGCGGGGCGCGCCCCCGGCCCCGCAGCCGCCACGCCCCCTCGACCTGCTGCTCGACGGTCTGACCCTGCAGGTCACGGAGGGTTACGCGGCCGCCGTGTCGCCGCTGAAGCGAGCGCTTGACGCATTCCGCAGCCCGGACCTCGCCCCCGAGGACGGCCTTCGCTGGACGTGGTTCGCCCTGGTCACCGCCCGCAACCTGTGGGATGACGAGACATTCGACCTGCTCACGCGCCAGCACGTCCGGATCGCCCGAGACACCGGCACGCTCGCCGAGCTTCCCCTCGCCCTGCAAACGCGCGTGTGCGCACAAGTGGTCGCCGGCGAGCTGACCGCGGTCGCGCCGTTGCTCGAGGAGAGCGCATCGGCCGCCGAGGCGACCGGAACCGAGCTCCCACCCTACGGCGGCCTGCTGCTCAAGGCCTGGCAAGGGCGGGAAACCGAGTTCCACAACCTGAGCGAACCGGTCGTCGCGGGCGCGGCCGCGCGGGGCGAGGGCATTGCGCTGGCCGCTACGGCGTGGACGAGCGTGGTGCTGTACTTGGGGCTGGCCCGCTACGACAACGCGCTCAGGGCAGCCCAGCGGCTCATCGAGTCGGACAACCCGGGCCAGCGGTTCGTTTCCCAATGGGGTGCGGCAGAGCTGATCGAGGCGGCCGTCCGGACCGGGGCACGCGACGCCGCTGCCGAGACGTGGGCCTGGTTCTCGCCGCTGCTGCGGGCCGCCGGCACCGACTGGGCATTGGGCGTCGAGGCCCGCTCACGCGCGCTGCTCGCCGACGGGCCGGCCGCGGAGGACGCCTACCGCGACGCCATCGACCATCTCGGCCGCACCCTCGTCCGACCCGACCTGGCCCGGGCGCACCTGCTCTACGGCGAATGGCTGCGCCGGGAACGCCGCCGTCGCGACGCCAAAGACCAGCTGCGTGCCGCGCACAACCTGTACTCGACGATGGGCATGACCGGCTTCGCCGAGCGCGCCGCCCGCGAGCTGGAAGCGACTGGCGAAACCATCCGCACCCACGCCACCGAGACCAGCAGCGACCTCACCGCCCAGGAAGCCCAGATCGCCCACCTCGTCCAGAACGGCCACACCAACCCCGACATCGCCGAACGGCTGTTCCTCAGCCCCCGCACCATCGAACAGCACCTCACCCGCATCTACGACAAGCTCATGACACCACCGAAACCGCCGTCTCCTCCGGCGCCACCGTGA